The DNA region attctttagatatccATAAATTTTGTGGTACAGTTTGATTGGTTGCAAACTTCTGCCAAATTCAAAccacattttgaaaattgaataatgacTGAATCATCTCCCAACATTCCTCTGGACGTTACtattaactaaaatgtttaacaattGCATACGATGTACCAAGAACGTCTGATTGGGACATCCTAAGGACGTCCAAGAGGATGATCTTTAGGTAAGAGACCTCTCTAATACGTCTccggaacatatttttatctcaGACGACCAAAGGATGTCCTAGGAACGTCTTCGGAACGTGTTAGTGCCATCTgaggaatttaatatattaactaaatatatttattttacaattatgtttagaacttatttaaaacatcCTACATGTAGTTGAGATGTACAAAAGATGTCTATATGGGATGCACAGAGGACGTCTGATTGGGATATCCCAAGGACGTCCAAAAGGACAATCTCCAGGTAAGAGACTTCTCTGGTACGTCTccggaacatatttttatctcaGATAGACGTCCTAAAGACGTATTAGGGACTTCCTTGGATcgcaattgttttaaaaatgcataaacTTATTCTATAGGTGTGAGATTTGTTTGGGACATCCTAAAGACGTACATGAGGACGATCTTCTAGTGACCCAGGAGATATTTTCATCCCAGATTGACGTCGTAAGGACATCTTAGAGAcgtacttttttaattgaaacgtgAGAAACATGttttagaagaaatatttctcattaattcttataaaatattgtctgtAACTGTAGATGGCTCACTTCATTTGACTCTTACTTATTAACATTGTTCGTAGTTGTATAAAGGCCTTATCTAGAGTTTAAATGAGGTTTGAATTCTTGGAACTATTGCATGACTACGTCGACCGCAATGCTTGGAAGTGCTCACCGTTGCGCAGCTGCAGCGTATTACTTTCGACAGCGGGTTCTGGTTCCATCATGATAACTTGAGACTCGTCATCATTGCTACCGCTTTCTGAGCTGTTAGGGACAAATTCTTGTCCGCACTGTATCATTTGGTTGGACACCTCCTGCAAGTTTACCTTGTCATGCCACccgacattaaattaaaaacattttccaGTAAAAGTTCTTAAAAAATCAGTCTACACACATCTAACACAGAgtatccaaataaaaaaaatatacacatatttcCACATGATCGGATCCTGAGCTTGGTCTGTGCAAATTGTTTCTATATACAGTtatcaagtaaaataaaaacatccaAAGCATGGATAGAAGGAGGTGCGACATcgtgaaaaaaattacaggTAACATGTAGCAGGCTACCAACCAAAGAGAACAGGGCTAGGTATTGGACATGAACAACCCAGGCAACACATCATACCAGTCACAACAGGTCTTAAGTCTTCAGCATTGCACCAGAatttttgtacagccacaaaAGCAACAACTGACGGGTTTTATTTGCCTAGGCTGCATTCGATCCCAATTCCAACCCTGCCGATAGAGCATTTAAAGCGTGCGCCAAAGGGCACTGCCATTTTAAGTAGGAAGGGGGTACACTATGTttccacatttattttttttatgtataaccactttcaattttatttaacaggtTAGATTGTCATAACAAGGGTAGAAATTCATCCGTGCTAGTTTTAGACATGCCAGATCATGCCTTTAGtacatttgtttgtttattatttatatttttttattaataatcatgtTAGATAATTATGACAAGTTAGGCCTCATGCTTATCCTTGATTTAAGCTTAAAACGAAACTTTCCAAGATATAACGGAAGAATGTCAAGTACCAAAATGATCTTCTTTATGTCCTCGAAAGTACTGTTTTAAGTTACATTATTATCCCACATgttatacattaatttgtCGTTGACACCTAAGGCATACATAGACGTAAACCATGCTACTGACCTTTATCCTAGACACAGCTTCCTCAGCTTGCATCATCCGTGTTGTTTTAGTGGGCTGTCCCTCACAAACTAACTGAGTTGAACCCAGATATCTGGCTCTGAACAGCACGCCTTCTATCAGCACTGAACGTTGGATGACATCTGGAAAGAAATGGACGGTTGAAACGCCAACTTCTGATGCAAGAGGCGACACCAATCTTCTGGGACACATTTAACATGTTATGTTAGAAGTATGAGTGTTTGGAAGTACTTATTTTATGCTGGTACAAGGGTAGCCGGAGAGTAAATGTTTCttgaagatttaaatattaattttttgcctCATTTACTGTCCGGGTATGCCCACAATCCTTGGTGTATTGCTGTTATTGACTGTATGCTTCAATTGTATGTATTTACATGGCTTATCAATTGAGGTAGAACGTCTCATCAACAAGTCAACTGGagtgcatttaaatttaaaacatgacCTTCCTGGTACGAGATTCAGACGTACCAGAACGTTCCCAGGATGTTCTAGGGACATTGTTGGGATATTCCAGGAACGTCTTGAGAAGTTATTGAATAGgaaagtaaaatttcaaatttaaatgagccAATTTACGTAAAACAAAGTGTTCTAATTCAATTGACATGGCTCAAGTCATGATGTTCCGTTTGTCAGGTGTGAGAGTATCACATACGGTCATGCATCTAATCGAcgatttaaaaatgatgacgtacataataattatatcattatttcGCATCCGTTTTTAAAAGCTCTTTAGTGGACTTACCATGTATTCCATACGAATTGCAATTCAAATAAAGTAGTTATTTTTACAGCAAATAACTAATATGTTAGTTCTAGAAAAGTTGTACTTACCTTCCTTATTACGCCCCTTCTTTTTATTGTCTTTCTCCTGAAAATAAACACGCATTTAGAGATGTGGAACTGAAGGGAAAGTGAAAAATGGGGATCGTTTTCGTGTAAATTAAACTGCTATATACATATCAGAAAGCGAATCGCTATGTTTGCTGTGCATTCTATAAAAtcgttttgttgtttaatttatttaatataattaccaaactaatattagtAAATGCATTATCTTACAGTGTTATTTCGTGTACCCAAATAAACCATGTCCACTTTTTGTCATGCATTATATCTGCTCAATCCCAttccaaatttaatgaatttaatacaaGAACAGCACGAAacaatatttagattaatattcattatattggGCTGACGAAAATGTATGCATACTATCGATGTTGATATTTACCATGCATGCAACTAGATTGTACGTAATTATGGtcagtaataaatttgaaaccaTGACGTTATACCTTACCTGGCAACACACAAGATATAAgtcgttaaatttattatttattcataaaacagTCGacccaatttaatattactactGTACGTCTTGTATTAAATCATTGGTTGTTAATTATACAGTCCTCAGGGAATCCCCGCATGACACATAAAAACAGAGTACTAGTTCAGCCTGTTGTTTTGCGTTGTGAAGGGAATTCCACGCCAGTCCGCGCGTGTTAGTAAAACTATCTAATCCAAATCATCTACAAATCAAGAGTTATTCTGAAGTATCAGTATATTAGTGTGTTATgttgtcaaaataaaatacgaagCCCAAAAAATGAACTAGTCTAGTAGAATTCTATGCATGCCAGTAGTTCGCACACCTTTTTTAGCTTATTTGACGTCACCGATCCTTTTTGACTTTGAGGCGATTGGCTTTTTTCGGATACTGCTGTTGGGGAGGAGGGATTAGAGTTTTGGGGTTCGGCCGGGACTAAGGGTAGGGTACCTTCGTCCATGGCATTTAACATTTGTTTAGGGTTTGTTAAACTGAGGGCAGGCATTATTGTCCGGCTTTTAGGTTTTCTCCAACcctaataatacaaatatgatGAGAAATGGCATTTTGCTATTAATTGGGAATGTTAGCTCTATCGTTTAAAggtataaaatcattaaataaaccatAATACCAAATGTTGACAATTATAAACGTTAACTTGATCCGTCAACTATCCCAATGAACACATGCTACGTTTTCTAAGTTCTTCTATGTCTTGTTAAACTATgtattaattggaaaattttaaaaagacattCGTTAACTATCCTACTCTTTCAGAAAAGTATAAAGTTATTTCAAACAGCATAAACAATTCACCTTGTCGTCGTAAAAACCTTGGTCGTCTGTCCTTTGTTGCCCCAACAAGCGGTCGGTTTCCAAGTCGGTGTCGTTCTCCTCTGCAATAAAAATCCGATAAGTCATTTACTAACCCATTTTGGAACCATTACCTGTACCTTCCTCTCCACTGTTCACTTTCCTGTCAGAGTCGCCACTAGCTGCCGACATTCCCCTTTGTCTAAAAGGAGcacttaatatttcaattcccTTAGATTTACCCCAAAAAAGCATGTTGCCTAATAAAATCTTACCTGGGCACCCATATTGGGCTGGGCACGTTCTCCTCGGGATCCTCCTCGGGATGACACTTGAGGGGCAGCGTCTTGGTTCTTTGCAACGTCAGTCTGATGTCCTTGATGGCAGCTTCCACGTCACTTGACTTTTCTGGCTGCATCAACCGATGCGGTGCTGGGGCCGGAGGTGGAGGTGTCTTCTCTAACGAGTCCATTTTAGGTTCGTCAAAATTGTTACCACAACCATTAATATCAATTGGCGACGAGTTGAGGCTGGATTCTTTGTTGGGGGACATACCGTTTTCGGTAGATTTGTTGCTGGGCTTTGTCTTGCATATTCCCTGATTGATTTCCCTTTCAATTTCCGTTATTTGTCTTTTCATGAGCATTACCGTTGGGTTATTGTTGTCTGTATCACTCGCATGACCTGAAGAAAGACCGTCTTCCAGCACTGGCATACTGGAGTATAAGCGTAATGAATCGCCAGGAATAGTTAAGTCTGTATTGGATCctgcaatttatttattaattacttggaCACCTTTTATTAGTGGGGCGTCATTACCTAAAAGTCCACCAGAGGGTCCCATATCATTTTCCATAAGCATTAAAGATACTTCACTATCTAAATCTCCACAATTAGAGTCACAGTCAGTTGTTTCTGGGGAAAGGGTAAAATTTCTACTATGTCCTACTTGCAGACCGACCTCTGTTTCGCCTAAATCACCACTAGAACCGGTGCCTATCGATAAATCTAAAAAGTTGTTCTCATGCTCAGTTATGTCATGGTCCTGAAATAAAAAGCCCATTGCCAGGATAACCGAGTATATGAAGGGATGAATTTACTTACATTGGAGTTGTTCATACATTTCCTAGGCGACTCGATCCTCATGCAGAACTCGTTGCCCTCGCCCCTTCGCTCCTTAGCTAATCTTTGGCCCACATAGGAATTGCCACTTTCGCTGGCCTGCCTCCGCAGCTCGTACTCTAAATCCTGAAATTCCGCCTCCAGGCGGTTCTCCTCTTCCGGCGGTGGACATTTGAAGAACTCCTCCAGCACTTTTCTAGTCTCGGAGAACTCGTATAGATAATCGAATGTTGATGTAGCCGTCGGTGATGATGAgtttttctgtaaataaatgtGAGCCATCGTTATTTGCACGTGCCCGATACAAAGAGTGGAACAAACGGAAatgatatttctttattttacgcTGTTTTGTAATTGGATACATTCGAGTTGTTATAAAACTTGTCGATAACAGACGAGGCCTGATACTGACTgcaaaaaacgaaacaaaacaGTAAccaatattgattttgttttacaaattaaattactgatttaatattattataaagtgcAACCGACACTTTTAGTGATTGTTAAGTCCCTTTATGTTTATctaatgttttgtaattattaataagattaacaataaacaacgtgtcattttaaaatgtttgatccCACTAGAAAATGCGTCATTCATAAACACTATTTAACAGTGTCGATAGACACTGTAGGTTTGTTTGATGGGATCATTaacattaagtaaatatttctgattaaaattttccataaattgtctttatttaattgattaattttctataagaaTTGTgaatatgaacaaaaataatatataagaaatgttGATTTTGGGCAAATActctatacaaaaattaagaaattaaaaaatatattgaaaacatttatttttaaattttaattatgaaatttctcatatttgttttttaattgattgatttattttcaatatgaattatgaatatgactaaaaatagtatataaaaaaatgttgatttaaggcaaataatttgtacaaaaactaagaaattaaaaaaaaaatatatattgaaaacatatattttaaaatattaatgatgaaatgtttgatattttttatttaattgattcattttctatatgaattatgaatatgaccaaaaatagtaatataaaaaatattgattttgacCAAATACTctgtacaaaaattaagaaatgaaataaaatatatcgaaatttctgatatttgttatttaattgattcattttcaaaatgaattatgaatatggccaaaatagtatataaaaaatattgatttaggCCAAATAATCTGtacaaaaactaagaacttaaaaaaatatattgaaatcatattcttaaattttaattatcaaatttttaatatttgttatttaattgattcattttgtatatgaattatgaatatgaccaaaatagtatataaaaaatgttgatttagGGCAAATAATCAGTACAAaaactaagaaattaaaaagatatattaaaaacatatgttgttcaattttcatgatgaaatttttgatatttgttatttaattgattcattttctatatgaattatgaatatgatcaaaatagtatgtaaaaaattaagaaactatatttgttatttaattgatacatTTTCTATATGAGTTATGAATATGACcaaaatagtatataaaaaatattgatttaggCTAAATAATCTgtacaaaaagtaaaaaattaaaaaaatatatattgaaaacatatttttaattttaatgatgaaatttttgatatttaagaaaaaattcgtactgatttatctgttgtagaaaattatataatttttctattttgagAAAATAATCGTATTAAAATGagacattaaaattcattatttttataactgtttatgattatttatttaatattttaatcaatatataataaaaacccTGATGTggaacaaaatgaaagtaagaaAACAAAACAGGACCTTTTATACCATCCACAAATCCaccattattacaatttaattacccACACAACACAAAATGGTTTTAcgttgtgatttttttttcacttgAGGTAACGAAACACaccacaaaatttaaactcaATTTTCATAATGTGAACATACTTTGGACGCGACACGAACAAATTCGAAAATAATCAACATAACAAAGTTAGGTTAAACTAACTAAagccttaattaattaaaaagtttcaaattcccattttgaaattgttcagAACATTATGATTTTGTTCCGCAGCAAAGGCACGTCGTAAACCTGATACTAACTGTACCTTTTACTGTAACACAAACAGACATTATCTAATTATGTGTGTACGTTCTTAAGGTTAATGAGTCttgttaatatcaataaaatattaattaatcatacaGTAAAATCTTGTCTGTGTTAGTGAAAACTTCTGCAGTTTTGTGCACTGAACAGATTCATCAatgataattactttttatgataagctataaaattgtttctttttcaatgtttattttaaaagatgctGCAAaaggattaataaaaaaatattgcaaatattattaagaaaataatgggGACCAATAAAATGATGACGATCTTATTAGAATTTGTATCACCCCTACTTTTTCAATTGAACTTAGTTCTGATAAAAGccttaagtaaattaataaagattctCTTGAGGCCAAACTAGAAATTTCATATctaagattaaaatctaattaggcGGATACCTTATACCTTAATCCCCTTTTAGGCCCTATTTACCTTCTGTCTACCTTTGCCTGGCTCAGTATGGAAGTAAAGTTGTCATTAGGGAGAGCAGGATAAATCTTAGGCTCCAAATTTCGTTAAGTAAAACATTTGTTGAACGACAGTGGATCATGGAAACGAGATAGTACCTAAAGTTCGACACACTAATGATTTGAAGGGAACATTGAAATCATCACAATGTCTGTTACAAATGAAATGAACAATAGACACACATGGACACATCCCTTTCAAAGATTCAGCAAAGAGACATGTAAAGCATTCTGAAAAATATCTATTCCATCCTTCAGCAATCTTCCACTTGAAttcagtataatttatttgtgtaattaGATGTCTTATTTAATTGATCAAGGAAGGAAAAGCCTAAAACAGGATAATAAGAGTTATATACTTACATTAAAGGAgttgttttcaatattcaagTTGGTTTCATTTTCATTGGGACTAGGAGTGTTGATGATCCTCTGGGGGAAGCCGGGCCTTGGCGGGTAGACACTGGGCGAGGCTAGCAGACTTTGTGCACTGGGAAGTTGCGGATGTGAGTAGTTGCTTTCCATTTGTCTGGGACCGTACCGTCTCGGCGAGCCCTCGTAAACGGCGATGGGCAGGCTCCCTATCACCTTCGTCACCTTGTCGCTGTCGGTGTCGCTGTTGTTGAATATATTCGTGGCAGTGTGGTTCAACTCCTCGAACCTCTCGGTCTCGAAGTGCTCGTTTTGGTATCGTTTGTTGTCATCCGACGGCCAAGTGTCACCGATGTCATCGAACACGACCACCTCGCTGGCGTAGTTCATCTTCGGACTGGCTATCCGCTCAGGTTCGGGGGATGGTTCCCTGTCCTGTTCGTGCGTCACCGAACATACCTCCGACGAGAACACCGTTTCCGTGTATTCGCGCGAGTTCCTCAGCTTCTTCGCCTCGTTGTTGCGGCTTCGCAGCTCCCACACGCCCTGTCTTAGCGGGGACTTTTGTAGTTTCTTTTCGCCATCGTCGGCCAGACCGGCGTTACGCGACTTCCTTACCGCTTTGCTTCGGCTCTGCGAGTAGATTTCACGGCCTCCGGCTATttctattattctaaaatggGGAAACGGCCAATTAGTTGATGTACGACTTGTTCATGTGACGCAAACAGTGCCATTGATCATTGGTTTGCGGCAACTGAACCTGAACCTAATTGAATTACTCGCGGACAAGCGAATGAACTACTACTATAAAATACACAAAGCTGAGAAGTGCAAATAATAGTTtccttataatttattaagaattaattaggCATGCAGCAGTTGTGAAACTCCTTCAAACGAATAATATTGGCAGCGTAACAATGAAGCAGAGTTTTACGTATTTTATTTGAGAAACTTCAATTTTGGATATAATTATTCGTTGCTCAAAAAGTAAACTGATAACGGTACATTGTTGAAACAGTCTCGTCTGAAATAAggctttgaaaatttaattaagtccctcactttattgacattttaaattttactcagatgaattaatttcaaaataatcggTTCGTTCATTTCTTGgcgttgttttatttaattaatgtcacATCGATTTCCTAAGAGTAATTATTTTGGGGACAGGCCCTTTCAGGATTTTTATAATgtgtcaaaatttcaaattgaatttattaattttttgcctaaattaaatgtttgtgaGAAAATTTAACACCAGTTGTTATTTtctcgaatattttaaataattaatcaatcaatcaattattttgaagatatttcACATCagattttagataatttaccaaaattttaaattgttatgttaattttttatacaaaataaatatacattttcaaaaaaataagagtagattagaaaatgtttcaacatttaaatacagttgttatttgaaagaatattgattaaattattattttgaagataCTTCCTATCAGAATTTAGATGATTtactaaagttttaaattgtatttgttaatttttttgtataaactaaatatacattatcTAAAGATATGAgtagaaaatgtttaaaaatttaacaccaGTTGTTATTTgacagaaaatattaagaatttgattaaataattattatgaagaTATTTCCCATCAGAATTTAGacaatttaccaaaattttaaatcgtatttgttaagattttttataaactaaatatacaTAGACAAAAGATAAGAGTAAAccagaaaatgtttaaaaatttaacaccaGTTGTTATTTGgcagaatattttaagtaattaattaaataattattttgaagttaTTTCCCATcagaatttagataatttaccaaaaattttatattgtatttgttaatttattttataaactaaaaatatattgttaaaaaaataagagtgaaccagaaaatgtttaaaaatttaacatcagTTGTTATGTGgcagaatattttaagtaattaattaaataattattttgaagatatttcCCATcagaatttagataatttaccaaaagtttatattgtatttgttaatttattttataaactaaatatgcATTGTTAAAAGATAAGAGAAGAccagaaaatgtttaaaaatttaacaccaGTTGTTATTTGgcagaatattttaagtaattaattaaataatgattttgaaGATATTTCCCATcagaatttagataatttaccaaaattttatattgtatttgttaatttattttataaactaaatatactctgttaaaaaataagagtaaactagaaaatgtttaaaaatttaacaccaGTTATTATTTGgcagaatattttaagtaattaattaaataattattttgaagatatttcCCATcagaatttagataatttgccaaaattttatattgcatttgttaatttattttataaactaaatatacaTTGTTAAAAGATAAGAGTAGAccagaaaatgtttaaatatttaacaccaGTTGTTATTTGgcagaatattttaagtaattaattaaataattattttgaagttaTTTCCCATcagaatttagataatttaataaaaattttatattgtatttgttaatttattttataaactaaatatacaTTGTTAAAAGATAAGAGTAGAccagaaaatgtttaaaaatttaacaccaGTTGTTAT from Aethina tumida isolate Nest 87 chromosome 1, icAetTumi1.1, whole genome shotgun sequence includes:
- the LOC109598086 gene encoding uncharacterized protein LOC109598086 isoform X9 gives rise to the protein MTSLTLALDNIDVSENTEQISKLFPKCRPRSDINLNPIISGRDHECTENSANTVMNIDSENDRWMADGSCNISRDNLSQRQSPGDEDVIDHKLPGGTYKLRDSRIIEIAGGREIYSQSRSKAVRKSRNAGLADDGEKKLQKSPLRQGVWELRSRNNEAKKLRNSREYTETVFSSEVCSVTHEQDREPSPEPERIASPKMNYASEVVVFDDIGDTWPSDDNKRYQNEHFETERFEELNHTATNIFNNSDTDSDKVTKVIGSLPIAVYEGSPRRYGPRQMESNYSHPQLPSAQSLLASPSVYPPRPGFPQRIINTPSPNENETNLNIENNSFNKNSSSPTATSTFDYLYEFSETRKVLEEFFKCPPPEEENRLEAEFQDLEYELRRQASESGNSYVGQRLAKERRGEGNEFCMRIESPRKCMNNSNDHDITEHENNFLDLSIGTGSSGDLGETEVGLQVGHSRNFTLSPETTDCDSNCGDLDSEVSLMLMENDMGPSGGLLGSNTDLTIPGDSLRLYSSMPVLEDGLSSGHASDTDNNNPTVMLMKRQITEIEREINQGICKTKPSNKSTENGMSPNKESSLNSSPIDINGCGNNFDEPKMDSLEKTPPPPAPAPHRLMQPEKSSDVEAAIKDIRLTLQRTKTLPLKCHPEEDPEENVPSPIWVPSAPFRQRGMSAASGDSDRKVNSGEEGTEENDTDLETDRLLGQQRTDDQGFYDDKGWRKPKSRTIMPALSLTNPKQMLNAMDEGTLPLVPAEPQNSNPSSPTAVSEKSQSPQSQKGSVTSNKLKKEKDNKKKGRNKEDVIQRSVLIEGVLFRARYLGSTQLVCEGQPTKTTRMMQAEEAVSRIKEVSNQMIQCGQEFVPNSSESGSNDDESQVIMMEPEPAVESNTLQLRNEGTRGYNPNTLGVGATGTVFRLHFLGSVEVDEEGGRKRRKRLKKNMVEVAVTKIKVCSRITVL
- the LOC109598086 gene encoding amyloid-beta A4 precursor protein-binding family A member 1 isoform X8, with product MTSLTLALDNIDVSENTEQISKLFPKCRPRSDINLNPIISGRDHECTENSANTVMNIDSENDRWMADGSCNISRDNLSQRQSPGDEDVIDHKLPGGTYKLRDSRIIEIAGGREIYSQSRSKAVRKSRNAGLADDGEKKLQKSPLRQGVWELRSRNNEAKKLRNSREYTETVFSSEVCSVTHEQDREPSPEPERIASPKMNYASEVVVFDDIGDTWPSDDNKRYQNEHFETERFEELNHTATNIFNNSDTDSDKVTKVIGSLPIAVYEGSPRRYGPRQMESNYSHPQLPSAQSLLASPSVYPPRPGFPQRIINTPSPNENETNLNIENNSFNKNSSSPTATSTFDYLYEFSETRKVLEEFFKCPPPEEENRLEAEFQDLEYELRRQASESGNSYVGQRLAKERRGEGNEFCMRIESPRKCMNNSNDHDITEHENNFLDLSIGTGSSGDLGETEVGLQVGHSRNFTLSPETTDCDSNCGDLDSEVSLMLMENDMGPSGGLLGSNTDLTIPGDSLRLYSSMPVLEDGLSSGHASDTDNNNPTVMLMKRQITEIEREINQGICKTKPSNKSTENGMSPNKESSLNSSPIDINGCGNNFDEPKMDSLEKTPPPPAPAPHRLMQPEKSSDVEAAIKDIRLTLQRTKTLPLKCHPEEDPEENVPSPIWVPSAPFRQRGMSAASGDSDRKVNSGEEEENDTDLETDRLLGQQRTDDQGFYDDKEKDNKKKGRNKEDVIQRSVLIEGVLFRARYLGSTQLVCEGQPTKTTRMMQAEEAVSRIKAPDGESQPSTEVDLFISTEKIMVLNTDLKEIMMDHALRTISYIADIGDLVVLMARRRFVPHEMDEAPKINRTPKMICHVFESEEAQFIAQSIGQAFQVAYMEFLKANGIEDHSFVKEMDYQEVLNSQEIFGDELQMFAKKEMQKEVVVPKAKGEILGVVIVESGWGSMLPTVVIANLAPAGAAARCGQLNIGDQIIAINGVSLVGLPLSTCQTYIKNSKNQTVVKLTVVPCAPVVEVKIKRPDTKYQLGFSVQNGVICSLLRGGIAERGGVRVGHRIIEINNQSVVAVPHEKIVNLLATSVGEILMKTMPTSMFRLLTGQENPVYI
- the LOC109598086 gene encoding amyloid-beta A4 precursor protein-binding family A member 2 isoform X2; protein product: MTSLTLALDNIDVSENTEQISKLFPKCRPRSDINLNPIISGRDHECTENSANTVMNIDSENDRWMADGSCNISRDNLSQRQSPGDEDVIDHKLPGGTYKLRDSRIIEIAGGREIYSQSRSKAVRKSRNAGLADDGEKKLQKSPLRQGVWELRSRNNEAKKLRNSREYTETVFSSEVCSVTHEQDREPSPEPERIASPKMNYASEVVVFDDIGDTWPSDDNKRYQNEHFETERFEELNHTATNIFNNSDTDSDKVTKVIGSLPIAVYEGSPRRYGPRQMESNYSHPQLPSAQSLLASPSVYPPRPGFPQRIINTPSPNENETNLNIENNSFNKNSSSPTATSTFDYLYEFSETRKVLEEFFKCPPPEEENRLEAEFQDLEYELRRQASESGNSYVGQRLAKERRGEGNEFCMRIESPRKCMNNSNDHDITEHENNFLDLSIGTGSSGDLGETEVGLQVGHSRNFTLSPETTDCDSNCGDLDSEVSLMLMENDMGPSGGLLGSNTDLTIPGDSLRLYSSMPVLEDGLSSGHASDTDNNNPTVMLMKRQITEIEREINQGICKTKPSNKSTENGMSPNKESSLNSSPIDINGCGNNFDEPKMDSLEKTPPPPAPAPHRLMQPEKSSDVEAAIKDIRLTLQRTKTLPLKCHPEEDPEENVPSPIWVPSAPFRQRGMSAASGDSDRKVNSGEEEENDTDLETDRLLGQQRTDDQGFYDDKGWRKPKSRTIMPALSLTNPKQMLNAMDEGTLPLVPAEPQNSNPSSPTAVSEKSQSPQSQKGSVTSNKLKKEKDNKKKGRNKEDVIQRSVLIEGVLFRARYLGSTQLVCEGQPTKTTRMMQAEEAVSRIKAPDGESQPSTEVDLFISTEKIMVLNTDLKEIMMDHALRTISYIADIGDLVVLMARRRFVPHEMDEAPKINRTPKMICHVFESEEAQFIAQSIGQAFQVAYMEFLKANGIEDHSFVKEMDYQEVLNSQEIFGDELQMFAKKEMQKEVVVPKAKGEILGVVIVESGWGSMLPTVVIANLAPAGAAARCGQLNIGDQIIAINGVSLVGLPLSTCQTYIKNSKNQTVVKLTVVPCAPVVEVKIKRPDTKYQLGFSVQNGVICSLLRGGIAERGGVRVGHRIIEINNQSVVAVPHEKIVNLLATSVGEILMKTMPTSMFRLLTGQENPVYI
- the LOC109598086 gene encoding amyloid-beta A4 precursor protein-binding family A member 2 isoform X6 codes for the protein MADGSCNISRDNLSQRQSPGDEDVIDHKLPGGTYKLRDSRIIEIAGGREIYSQSRSKAVRKSRNAGLADDGEKKLQKSPLRQGVWELRSRNNEAKKLRNSREYTETVFSSEVCSVTHEQDREPSPEPERIASPKMNYASEVVVFDDIGDTWPSDDNKRYQNEHFETERFEELNHTATNIFNNSDTDSDKVTKVIGSLPIAVYEGSPRRYGPRQMESNYSHPQLPSAQSLLASPSVYPPRPGFPQRIINTPSPNENETNLNIENNSFNKNSSSPTATSTFDYLYEFSETRKVLEEFFKCPPPEEENRLEAEFQDLEYELRRQASESGNSYVGQRLAKERRGEGNEFCMRIESPRKCMNNSNDHDITEHENNFLDLSIGTGSSGDLGETEVGLQVGHSRNFTLSPETTDCDSNCGDLDSEVSLMLMENDMGPSGGLLGSNTDLTIPGDSLRLYSSMPVLEDGLSSGHASDTDNNNPTVMLMKRQITEIEREINQGICKTKPSNKSTENGMSPNKESSLNSSPIDINGCGNNFDEPKMDSLEKTPPPPAPAPHRLMQPEKSSDVEAAIKDIRLTLQRTKTLPLKCHPEEDPEENVPSPIWVPSAPFRQRGMSAASGDSDRKVNSGEEGTEENDTDLETDRLLGQQRTDDQGFYDDKGWRKPKSRTIMPALSLTNPKQMLNAMDEGTLPLVPAEPQNSNPSSPTAVSEKSQSPQSQKGSVTSNKLKKEKDNKKKGRNKEDVIQRSVLIEGVLFRARYLGSTQLVCEGQPTKTTRMMQAEEAVSRIKAPDGESQPSTEVDLFISTEKIMVLNTDLKEIMMDHALRTISYIADIGDLVVLMARRRFVPHEMDEAPKINRTPKMICHVFESEEAQFIAQSIGQAFQVAYMEFLKANGIEDHSFVKEMDYQEVLNSQEIFGDELQMFAKKEMQKEVVVPKAKGEILGVVIVESGWGSMLPTVVIANLAPAGAAARCGQLNIGDQIIAINGVSLVGLPLSTCQTYIKNSKNQTVVKLTVVPCAPVVEVKIKRPDTKYQLGFSVQNGVICSLLRGGIAERGGVRVGHRIIEINNQSVVAVPHEKIVNLLATSVGEILMKTMPTSMFRLLTGQENPVYI